A genomic window from Carassius auratus strain Wakin chromosome 19, ASM336829v1, whole genome shotgun sequence includes:
- the LOC113119337 gene encoding pleckstrin homology domain-containing family O member 1-A, which translates to MKKSHLVKRGLQDANQPSSQPDKVGWIRRFSGKGIFREIWRNRFVMLKGDHLYIFEKEMKNDGKTHEVFDLAQYERSEELRKAKSHSKKNHSRFTLLRCQHPGNKSPNLVFLAVSPEEKESWISVLNNAITRAKNRVLDEVTIEEESLLAHPTRDRAKIPLGRRLPTRGHLMAVGSASSDGVLTLDLVNEEDAGMLDDDQGGWLKDHQVSLDKLAPGRRRAGTDASRPPASITDSKVKTSSLPRRSEFSWSHENQPHTPQNEKKFAQGRNRCASMDDALSRGERKPNKKNGVQATLAQSSTGHLQELISQRLQRTQELLAEIQEQEPHRGRMGSYSYLRGIESPRLRHLKGSDSPHSKGSSSHSSPHSKGTDSPSVRVRDSPGSKGKESPHVKSKDSPRFKSSKSPHSKSALRSKSIDSPDSKESSSPHTKCIDLTHIKGSDSPLSTGSNSPPMKSTDPAFFWISNSPHFKSMKGADSPLSEVLDWDSRRAAAERLLQEAISSWREAREVLAEVKELQARQQRAEHSKTGTPTTPSQNRKQKSP; encoded by the exons ATGAAGAAAAGCCATTTGGTCAAAAGG GGTCTTCAGGATGCCAACCAGCCATCGTCCCAGCCAGACAAAGTAGGCTGGATCCGCAGGTTCAGCGGCAAAGGAATATTTCGGGAAATATGGCGAAACCGCTTTGTGATGCTTAAAGGAGATCACCTGTACATCTTTGAAAAAGAG ATGAAGAATGATGGGAAGACTCATGAAGTGTTTGACCTGGCACAGTATGAGCGCTCAGAGGAACTGCGAAAGGCCAAGAGCCATAGCAAGAAGAACCACAGTCGATTTACCCTGCTCCGATGCCAACACCCTGGAAACAAG AGCCCCAATCTTGTCTTTCTGGCCGTCAGTCCAGAGGAGAAGGAATCTTGGATCAGTGTTTTAAATAATGCTATTACCAGAGCTAAGAATCGTGTGCTGGATGAG GTCACGATTGAGGAGGAGAGTCTTCTGGCTCACCCTACTCGCGATCGGGCCAAGATCCCACTTGGGCGCCGTTTGCCCACGCGGGGTCATCTCATGGCTGTG GGCTCTGCTTCCTCTGATGGAGTGCTGACACTGGATTTGGTGAATGAGGAGGATGCTGGTATGCTGGATGATGATCAGGGTGGGTGGTTGAAGGACCATCAGGTCAGCCTGGATAAACTGGCTCCTGGCCGTCGACGTGCTGGCACTGATGCGTCCAGGCCACCGGCCTCCATTACAGACAGCAAAGTAAAAACCAGCAGCTTGCCACGCAGGAGCGAGTTCTCCTGGAGCCATGAAAACCAGCCTCACACACCTCAAAATGAGAAGAAGTTCGCGCAGGGCCGTAACCGATGTGCATCCATGGATGACGCTCTGTCCCGAGGAGAGAGAAAACCAAACAAGAAGAATGGGGTCCAGGCAACACTGGCCCAGAGTTCCACGGGCCACCTGCAGGAACTGATCAGCCAGCGGCTGCAGAGGACTCAAGAGCTCCTAGCGGAAATTCAGGAACAGGAACCCCATCGGGGCAGGATGGGATCTTACTCCTACTTAAGAGGCATTGAATCCCCTCGTCTGCGCCACCTCAAGGGCTCTGATTCACCGCACTCCAAGGGCTCAAGCTCACATAGCTCACCCCACAGCAAAGGCACAGACTCACCCTCAGTAAGGGTGAGAGATTCACCTGGTTCCAAAGGGAAAGAATCTCCACATGTGAAGTCAAAGGACTCGCCCCGTTTTAAGTCATCCAAATCCCCTCATTCCAAGAGCGCACTTCGTTCGAAGAGCATCGACTCACCCGATTCAAAAGAATCAAGTTCACCCCATACCAAATGCATTGATCTGACCCACATTAAAGGTTCAGACTCGCCTCTGTCCACTGGCTCAAACTCGCCCCCTATGAAGTCAACAGACCCTGCTTTTTTTTGGATCTCTAACTCTCCCCATTTCAAAAGCATGAAGGGTGCTGATTCTCCTCTCAGTGAAGTTTTGGACTGGGACAGCAGGAGGGCAGCTGCTGAGCGGCTCTTACAAGAGGCCATTTCCTCCTGGCGAGAAGCTAGAGAGGTTCTGGCTGAGGTGAAGGAGCTACAAGCCAGACAGCAGCGGGCAGAGCACAGTAAAACTGGAACACCCACAACACCCTCACAGAATCGCAAGCAAAAAAGCCCCTGA